The following proteins come from a genomic window of Gammaproteobacteria bacterium:
- a CDS encoding DoxX family protein codes for MNTYYLLVSRILLSQLFLIAGIGKISGYAATQGYMQAFGVPGMLLPLVILLEVGGGLALLVGWQTRWISWALAIFSVVAAAIFHHNFSQQMDMINFMKDFAIAGGLMALAVHGPGAWSFDRRPA; via the coding sequence ATGAATACCTATTATTTGCTGGTCAGCCGGATTTTACTGTCCCAACTGTTTCTGATCGCCGGTATCGGCAAGATCAGCGGTTATGCGGCCACCCAGGGTTACATGCAGGCCTTCGGCGTCCCCGGCATGCTGCTGCCGCTGGTGATCCTGCTCGAGGTCGGCGGCGGGCTGGCGCTGCTCGTCGGCTGGCAGACCCGGTGGATCTCCTGGGCCCTGGCGATCTTCAGCGTGGTGGCCGCAGCGATTTTTCATCATAACTTCTCCCAGCAGATGGATATGATCAATTTCATGAAGGACTTCGCCATCGCGGGCGGCCTGATGGCGCTGGCGGTGCACGGTCCGGGTGCTTGGAGCTTCGACCGCCGTCCGGCCTGA